The following are encoded in a window of Pagrus major chromosome 14, Pma_NU_1.0 genomic DNA:
- the myrfl gene encoding myelin regulatory factor-like protein, which produces MEPGGGRLPVQVLGENEALQQFFSGQDVSGVLDSSVAVDTSILEQYLSNDMDPSSFMLPESPPDSSSEACSPAQIPDFHYEPPYWPNQQPNQEVFQPAQRPALSSSCRFKDRGSAHHDPLTHDQLRSLGLTNTYIKPGTSPAPPAPPAPLHQHTHHSPEHTHYLNPDSCSQVYTPPTPQSPPHPPSNSYTSPCAGPGLIHGSTTPSSACLMGSTSTLHTYSADSKKRRRSESEEPSAGIEASCSEGVGNTVGGGGLSTGSYQLLTWDQYTPEHWSTLYNSSYQTLSPPAYHVDTDKGFVFSAADEAFICQKKNHFQVTVQIGVAAEPQYVRTPSGPQVVDHFLIKVFGIKLESPSHQVTIEQSQPDRSKKPFHPVRVSLPSGKITKVTLCRLHFGETTSNNMRKKGKPNPDQRYFQMVVGLYAATAGEETFLLTALVSERIIVRASNPGQFEMDGDTMWQRGAVQDAVVCQGRVGINTDSPDEALVVCGNAKVMGAVMQPSDCRAKENIQEVDSEQQLKRITQMRIVEFDYKPEFASSMGIDQTHQTGIIAQEVKELLPSAVREVGDVSCSDGEKINNFLMVDKEQIFMENVGAVQQLSKLTDNLETRINELEVWNRRLAKLKSLTGSLRSTGKPRKHSSVSTAPSPDACTSVKVQKDGWSQKYAHCLQHKVFQASVFTLLATMAFCVISITALYLFNLKEEDYDAFPGNNNGSVVPLQTTAWSSTVPASTQPGLWPPDVDFCDLLYCDQVYCCTPPARGSTESSITSTGPPGAEKSNLTDIRREKLYYKLKSARDWTNTTIHSFMIKENQQAIDSKYCLRDECGPGRYVYRVPISQFVPVNMRITLLMNSTELLVVHLCSFDESAACSALLDINTVTGIRYPSNTQGEHEWPLHVSRLYRSSYHFRSAVAGLADCSTDHHFAGVLFTDYHFHFYRRC; this is translated from the exons ATGGAGCCCGGAGGAGGCCGGCTGCCGGTCCAGGTTCTGGGAGAGAACGAGGCGCTGCAGCAGTTCTTCAGTG gtcagGATGTGAGCGGTGTGTTGGACAGTTCTGTCGCCGTGGATACGAGCATCCTGGAGCAGTACCTCAGTAACGACATGGACCCCAGCAGCTT caTGCTCCCTGAGTCTCCTCCTGACTCGAGCTCGGAGGCCTGTTCACCTGCTCAGATACCAG ACTTCCACTACGAGCCGCCCTATTGGCCCAACCAGCAGCCCAACCAGGAAGTGTTCCAGCCGGCACAACGGCCTGCCCTCTCCTCGTCCTGTCGCTTTAAGGATCGAGGCTCCGCCCACCATGATCCGCTGACCCACGACCAGCTCCGCAGTCTGGGCCTCACTAACACTTACATCAAGCCTGGGACCTCACCTGCCCCCCCTGCCCCACCTGCCCCCCTgcaccagcacacacaccactcacctgaacacacacattaccTGAATCCAGACAGCTGCTCGCAGGTGTACACCCCCCCAACGCCTCAATCCCCACCACATCCACCCTCGAACAGTTACACCTCCCCCTGTGCTGGACCAGGCCTGATCCACGGTTCAACCACACCCTCTTCAGCCTGTCTGATGGGCTCCACCTCCACGCTACACACCTA ctctgcagacagtaaAAAGAGGAGGAGATCTGAGTCTGAGGAGCCGTCAGCAGGAATCGAGGCCTCCTGCAGTGAAGGTGTCGGGAACACAGTGGGTGGTGGTGGACTGAGTACAGGATCCTACCAGCTGCTGACTTGGGATCAGTACACGCCAGAACATTGGAGCACTTTGTACAACAGCAGCTACCAGACACT GTCTCCTCCTGCCTACCACGTCGACACAGATAAAGGCTTTGTCTTCTCTGCAGCCGACGAGGCCTTCATCTGCCAGAAGAAGAATCACTTCCAGGTCACCGTTCAGATCGGCGTGGCCGCAGAGCCGCAGTACGTCAGAACGCCCAGCGGACCGCAGGTGGTCGACCACTTCCTGATTAAAGTGTTCGGGATCAAG CTGGAATCTCCGAGCCACCAGGTGACCATCGAGCAGTCTCAGCCCGACCGCAGCAAGAAGCCCTTCCACCCTGTCAG GGTCAGTCTGCCCAGCGGCAAAATCACCAAGGTAACGCTCTGCCGACTGCACTTCGGCGAGACGACGTCCAACAACATGAGGAAAAAAGGCAAACCCAACCCCGACCAGAG ataCTTCCAGATGGTGGTGGGTCTGTACGCTGCCACGGCAGGAGAGGAAACTTTCCTCCTCACCGCTCTGGTGTCGGAGAGAATCATCGTCAGG GCGTCTAACCCTGGTCAGTTTGAGATGGACGGGGACACCATGTGGCAGCGAGGGGCGGTGCAGGACGCCGTCGTCTGTCAAGGCCGAGTGGGCATCAACACCGACTCTCCTGATGAGGCGTTGGTCGTCTGTGGAAACGCCAAGGTGATGGGCGCCGTCATGCAGCCGTCGGACTGCCGCGCAAAGGAAAACATACAGGAG GTCGACTcggagcagcagctgaagagaaTCACTCAGATGAGAATCGTCGAGTTCGATTATAAACCAGAGTTTGCTTCCAGCATGGGGATCGACCAGACGCACCAGACAG GTATCATAGCTcaggaggtgaaggagctgcTGCCGTCAGCAGTGAGGGAGGTCGGAGACGTCAGCTGTTCTGACGGAGAGAAGATTAATAACTTCCTCATGGTGGACAAG GAGCAGATCTTCATGGAGAACGTCGGGGCGGTGCAGCAGCTGTCGAAGCTCACCGACAACCTGGAGACTCGAATTAATGAGCTGGAGGTCTGGAACCGCCGACTGGCGAAGCTAAAGAGCCTGACCGGCAGCCTGCGCTCCACCGG GAAGCCCAGGAAGCACAGCAGCGTGTCGACGGCGCCGAGTCCAGACGCCTGCACGAGTGTTAAAGTTCAGAAGGACGGCTGGAGTCAGAAGTACGCCCACTGTCTGCAGCACAAAGTCTTCCAGGCCAGCGTCTTCACCCTGCTGGCCACCATGGCTTTCTG CGTCATCTCTATCACCGCTCTGTACCTGTTTAACTTGAAGGAGGAGGACTACGACGCTTTTCCCGGCAACAA taACGGCAGCGTGGTTCCTCTGCAGACGACGGCCTGGAGCAGCACAG TCCCAGCGTCCACTCAGCCCGGCCTGTGGCCTCCAGACGTGGACTTCTGTGACCTGCTGTACTGTGACCAGGTGTACTGCTGCACTCCACCTGCACGGGGCAGCACCGAGTCCAGCATCACCTCCACTGGACCACCTGGAGCAGAGAAGTCCAACCTGACAG ATATAAGAAGAGAAAAACTTTATTACAAACTGAAAAGTGCCAGAGACT GGACGAACACCACCATCCATTCTTTCATGATCAAAGAGAACCAGCAGGCCATCGACAGTAAATACTGTCTGAGGGACGAGTGTGG ACCGGGTCGATACGTCTACAGAGTTCCCATCAGCCAGTTTGTTCCCGTCAACATGAGAATCACGCTGCTCATGAA TTCtacagagctgctggtggtTCATCTGTGCAGCTTCGATGAGTCGGCAGCCTGCTCGGCTCTGCTGGACATAAACACTGTCACTGGGATCAGATACCCTTCGAACACACAG GGAGAACACGAGTGGCCTCTTCACGTGTCTCGTCTTTATCGCAGCTCGTATCACTTTCGCTCTGCAGTCGCT GGTCTAGCAGACTGCAGTACTGACCATCACTTCGCGGGGGTGCTCTTCACCGACTACCACTTTCACTTCTACAGACGCTGCTGA